The following are from one region of the Camelus dromedarius isolate mCamDro1 chromosome 16, mCamDro1.pat, whole genome shotgun sequence genome:
- the LOC105100602 gene encoding multidrug and toxin extrusion protein 1: MEAAEEPAPGPGGRRPRRAPRCLPLADLRRELRALLLLAGPAQQAPLEMKAALGVCSSERTGFPFLFSVSSQFVAQLMVFLISFVSSVFCGHLGKLELDAVTLAIAVINVTGVSVGFGLSSACDTLISQTFGSPNKKHVGVILQRGVLVLLLCCLPCWALFLNTQHILLLFRQDPAVSRLTQTYVTIFIPALPATFLYTLQVKYLLNQGIVLPQIVTGVAANLVNALANYLFLYQLHLGVMGSALANMISQFTLALLLFLYILLKKLHQDTWGGWSLECLQDWGAFFSLAVPSMLMLCIEWWAYEVGSFLSGILGMVELGAQSIVYELAVIVYMIPTGFSVAASVRVGNALGAGDIEQAKKSSAVSLLVTEAFAVGLCVLLLSCKELVGYIFTADREIVALVAQVVPIYAVSHLFEGLACTCGGVLRGSGNQKVGAVVNAVGYYVVGLPIGISLMFAAGLGVMGLWSGITVCAISQALCFLVFIARLNWKSACERAQVHANLKLNVAQDGTSALSQDPLYPGGPENHGGILMRDVEIKEETQLDQQVPPAECLQVRPRTSSPLSGKQLALRRGLLLLGALSILLLGILVRVCVQIQ; this comes from the exons ATGGAGGCGGCCGAGGAGCCCGCGCCCGGGCCGGGAGGCCGGCGGCCCCGCCGCGCGCCGCGCTGCCTGCCGCTGGCCGACCTCCGACGGGAGCTGCGGGCGCTGCTCTTGCTGGCGGGCCCCGCG CAGCAGGCCCCGCTGGAGATGAAAGCGGCCCTTGGCGTCTGCAGTAGTGAGAGGACCGGCTTTCC CTTCTTGTTTTCCGTCTCTTCCCAGTTCGTGGCGCAGCTGATGGTGTTTCTCATCAGTTTCGTGAGCTCCGTGTTCTGTGGGCACCTGGGGAAGCTGGAGCTGGACGCTGTCACACTGGCAATCGCC GTAATCAACGTCACTGGTGTCTCCGTGGGATTTGGCTTGTCTTCTGCTTGTGACACACTCATCTCCCAG ACGTTCGGCAGCCCCAACAAGAAGCACGTGGGGGTCATCCTGCAGAGGGGCGTGCTGGTGCTgctgctctgctgcctcccctgcTGGGCGCTCTTCCTCAACACCCAGCACATCCTGCTGCTCTTCAGGCAGGACCCGGCCGTGTCCAG GCTTACCCAGACCTACGTCACGATCTTCATTCCAGCTCTTCCC GCGACCTTCCTTTACACGTTGCAAGTGAAGTATCTGCTCAACCAG GGAATCGTGCTGCCCCAGATCGTGACTGGAGTTGCCGCCAACCTGGTCAATGCTCTCGCCAATTACCTGTTTCTCTATCAGCTGCATCTGGGGGTGAT GGGTTCAGCACTGGCAAATATGATTTCCCAGTTCACCCTggccctgctcctcttcctctacATCCTCCTGAAGAAACTGCATCAGGACACCTGGGGAG GCTGGTCCCTGGAGTGCCTGCAGGACTGGGGTGCCTTCTTCTCGCTGGCCGTCCCCAGCATGCTCATGCTGTGCATTGAGTGGTGGGCCTATGAGGTCGGCAGCTTTCTGAGCG GCATCCTTGGCATGGTGGAGCTGGGGGCCCAGTCCATCGTGTACGAGCTGGCTGTCATTGTGTACATG ATACCGACGGGCTTCAGCGTGGCCGCCAGCGTCCGCGTGGGGAACGCCCTGGGGGCCGGGGACATCGAGCAGGCCAAGAAGTCCTCTGCTGTCTCCCTGCTGGTCACAG AAGCCTTTGCCGTGGGCCTCTGCGTCCTGCTGTTAAGCTGTAAGGAGCTCGTGGGTTACATCTTCACCGCAGACCG AGAAATCGTCGCTCTGGTGGCGCAGGTGGTTCCCATTTACGCCGTCTCCCATCTCTTCGAAGGTCTGGCC TGCACGTGCGGCGGCGTCTTGCGGGGCAGCGGGAACCAGAAGGTGGGCGCCGTTGTCAACGCCGTCGGGTACTACGTGGTCGGCCTCCCCATCGGGATTTCACTGATGTTCGCCGCCGGCCTCGGAGTGATGG GCCTGTGGTCCGGGATCACCGTCTGTGCCATCTCCCAGGCTCTGTGTTTCCTAGTCTTTATTGCTCGACTCAATTGGAAAAGCGCCTGTGAGCGG GCTCAGGTACATGCCAATTTGAAGCTAAACGTGGCCCAGGACGGGACTTCTGCTCTCTCTCAGGATCCACTTTACCCAG GGGGACCTGAAAACCATGGAGGCATTTTGATGAGAGATGttgaaataaaagaggagactCAGTTGGATCAGCAGGTGCCCCCGGCGGAGTGCCTCCAGGTTCGTCCCAGGACCTCGTCCCCGTTGTCTGGGAAGCAGCTGGCGCTGCGGCGAGGGCTCCTGCTCCTGGGGGCCCTTTCCATCTTGCTGCTGGGGATTTTAGTGAGGGTATGTGTCCAAATTCAGTGA